A genomic window from Lotus japonicus ecotype B-129 chromosome 1, LjGifu_v1.2 includes:
- the LOC130730163 gene encoding uncharacterized protein LOC130730163: MFGLNLKPKSSSTTTTTTDSSTGMGMLLVLFPQDKSTTNKLTSLSPSKSLLSKTQSTISICALLLFTTLLLFTISTIPTTTITPPSSSSTPRRRTSLLQKPTFALQKMGTLYRRGTRAMPDLLICHVADETPTDDFRLFLRLLHRSSLTASTDVIFIFSSPSSTSTFSPIVLQENQAFLSLLHSYSHLNRTHALNSTFRPTRFLHKGKQVGSGEPLWGPKTRSNSSSNSFTKISYGSVLSFDATELDPENSLSGFLDRVPLSLRRWACYPMLLGRVRRNFKHVMLVDAKNVLVQSDPLGRVRTRSPESVLLFTKHGRMRQSGVSPAVVMGGARGVRRLAGAVVVEIVRAATQQHRKRKNPVTDSSVLSQLASNEFTLRNKSVRLMDSAESIPEFGSSHNSGATSSFSDYAIIQRGSGNHDVNSVIKKQMCSSVVDSSVYRDC; this comes from the coding sequence ATGTTTGGTCTCAATCTCAAACCAaaatcctcctccaccaccacaaccaccactgaTTCCAGTACTGGAATGGGTATGCTACTAGTCTTGTTCCCACAAGACAAATCAACCACCAACAAATTAACCTCTCTTTCACCTTCAAAATCCCTTCTCTCCAAAACACAATCCACCATTTCCATTTGTGCCCTTCTCCTCTTCACCACCCTCCTCCTCTTTACCATCTCCACCatccccaccaccaccatcaccccaccttcttcctcctccactCCACGACGGCGCACTTCCCTTCTCCAGAAACCCACCTTCGCCCTTCAAAAAATGGGCACTCTGTACAGAAGAGGCACCAGAGCCATGCCTGATCTCCTCATCTGCCACGTCGCCGACGAAACCCCAACCGACGACTTCCGCCTCTTCCTCCGCCTCCTCCACCGCTCCTCCCTCACCGCCTCCACCGACGTCATTTTCATCTTCTCCTCACCTTCCTCAACCTCCACCTTCTCCCCCATTGTCCTCCAAGAGAATCAAGCCTTTCTCTCTCTCCTCCACAGTTACTCTCACCTCAACCGCACCCACGCGCTCAACTCCACGTTCCGCCCCACGCGCTTCTTACACAAGGGAAAGCAAGTGGGAAGTGGAGAGCCATTGTGGGGCCCAAAAACCCgcagcaacagcagcagcaacagcTTCACCAAAATCAGTTATGGGTCGGTGCTGAGCTTCGACGCGACCGAGCTGGACCCAGAGAATTCTCTCTCCGGGTTCCTCGATCGCGTCCCGCTCAGCCTCCGCCGCTGGGCTTGCTACCCAATGCTGTTAGGCCGCGTGAGGCGCAACTTCAAGCACGTGATGCTCGTGGATGCAAAGAATGTGCTGGTTCAGTCCGACCCGTTGGGTCGGGTCAGAACCCGGAGCCCCGAGTCGGTTTTACTGTTCACTAAGCACGGGAGGATGAGACAGTCAGGGGTTTCTCCCGCCGTCGTCATGGGCGGCGCGCGCGGTGTTCGGCGGCTGGCTGGTGCCGTGGTGGTGGAGATTGTCCGGGCCGCGACGCAGCAGCACAGGAAGAGGAAAAACCCGGTGACGGACTCGTCGGTTCTGAGTCAACTCGCGAGCAACGAGTTCACTTTGAGGAATAAGAGCGTGCGGTTGATGGACTCGGCCGAGTCGATCCCCGAGTTTGGTTCTTCGCATAACTCAGGTGCCACGTCATCATTTTCTGATTATGCAATAATTCAACGGGGTTCGGGTAATCACGACGTTAATTCTGTTATTAAGAAGCAAATGTGTTCGTCGGTGGTTGATTCTTCTGTCTATAGGGATTGTTAA